Proteins from a genomic interval of Calypte anna isolate BGI_N300 chromosome 19, bCalAnn1_v1.p, whole genome shotgun sequence:
- the VTN gene encoding vitronectin, with translation MKLLTPALLLALLITSRAAEDSCEGRCDDGFDARHKCQCDTLCMYYQSCCSDYSTVCKAKVTRGDVFALPEDDYLDYNLTIDFGTEPPTALPPTALPPTTLPPAQPTLENKPDPDEILTDVPGEEEVSSTTSDGLGDRDPVDEEPEELCSRKPFDAFTDLKNGSIYAFRGKYFYELDEKSVLPGYPKLISDVWGIEGPIDAAFTRINCQGKTYLFKGSQYWRFDDGALDPDYPRNISEGFEGIPDNVDAAFALPAHSYRGNERVYFFKDKYYWSYDFTQQPTQADCEKSSPSTVFNHYAFMNRDSWEDIFEILFGGRMTGASSPRYISRDWRGVPSRVDAAMAGRIYVASHQPRRRKSRRQRKRYKSHRSLNLGLWGWLQNDSNSAGVEDDWLSGSKCETLQSVYFFVGDKYYRVNLRTKRVDLVRPRYPRSIAQYWLDCPQPGEEST, from the exons gctggccctgctcATCACTTCCCGTGCTGCTGAAG ACTCCTGCGAGGGACGCTGTGATGACGGCTTTGATGCACGGCACAAGTGCCAGTGTGACACCCTCTGCATGTAttaccagagctgctgcagtgacTACTCCACCGTCTGCAAAGCCAAAG TGACCCGGGGAGATGTGTTCGCCTTGCCAGAGGATGACTACCTTGACTACAACCTCACCATTGACTTTGGGACAGAGccacccacagccctgccacccacagccctgccacccACAACCCtaccaccagcacagcccacacTGGAGAACAAGCCAGACCCTGACGAAATACTGACAGACGTgccaggggaggaggaggtgtccAGCACCACATCAGATGGGTTAGGGGACCGGGACCCTGTGGATGAGGAGCCTGAGGAGCTGTGCAGCAGGAAACCTTTTGATGCCTTCACAGACCTGAAGAATGGCTCCATTTATGCTTTCCGAG ggaagtaCTTCTATGAGCTGGATGAGAAAAGTGTACTGCCCGGCTACCCCAAGCTCATCAGCGATGTCTGGGGGATTGAGGGCCCAATCGATGCAGCCTTCACACGCATCAACTGCCAGGGCAAGACTTACCTGTTCAAG GGCAGCCAGTACTGGCGCTTTGATGACGGAGCCCTGGACCCTGACTACCCACGCAACATCTCTGAGGGCTTTGAAGGCATCCCAGACAACGTTGATGCAGCCTTCGCCCTCCCCGCGCACAGCTACCGTGGCAATGAGAGAGTCTATTTCTTCAAGG ACAAGTACTATTGGTCATACGACTTCACCCAGCAGCCCACACAGGCAGACTGTGAGAAGTCCTCCCCCTCTACTGTGTTCAACCACTACGCCTTCATGAATCGTGACAGCTGGGAGGACATCTTTGAGATCCTCTTTGGTGGCAGGATGA ctgGAGCGAGCAGCCCCCGGTACATCAGCAGGGACTGGCGGGGGGTGCCCAGCCGGGTGGATGCAGCCATGGCTGGCAGGATCTATGTGGCCTCCCACCAGCCCCGCAGGAGGAAGTCTCGCCGCCAGCGCAAGAGGTACAAGAGCCACCGGTCACTGAATTTGGGATTGTGGGGCTGGCTGCAGAACGACTCCAACTCTGCGGGCGTGGAGGACGACTGGCTGTCAGGCTCCAAGTGTGAAACCCTCCAGAGCGTCTACTTCTTTGTGGGAG aCAAGTATTACCGCGTCAACCTGCGCACCAAGCGTGTGGACCTGGTGCGGCCCCGCTACCCCCGCTCCATCGCCCAGTACTGGCTGGACTGCCCGCAGCCCGGGGAGGAGAGCACCTGA